A genomic region of Streptomyces diastaticus subsp. diastaticus contains the following coding sequences:
- a CDS encoding class I SAM-dependent methyltransferase — protein MGPVLEQEAEVSLPLYREIADWAAERGARVPGPVIDAGSGPGVVSALLAEVFPDREVYAVDAEAELLERAADRAHRTGLEGRLRTHRAELPDGLEALPAASLVWAGRSLHHVGDQRAGLAAFGRALAPGGGLVLLEGGLRPRTLPRELGFGRPGIETRLDAAQEEWFETMRTSLPGTVKEPEDWAALLEAAGLRHVATRTFLLDLPAPVTYETRAHLLSQWQRRLEHAELDAVDRATADRLLDPEDPAGLYHRPDLFLLSAQTAHLAVREK, from the coding sequence ATGGGGCCCGTGCTGGAGCAGGAGGCCGAGGTCAGCCTCCCCCTGTACCGGGAGATCGCCGACTGGGCCGCCGAGCGAGGCGCCCGTGTGCCGGGACCGGTGATCGACGCGGGCAGCGGACCGGGCGTGGTCTCCGCCCTCCTCGCGGAGGTCTTCCCGGACCGCGAGGTGTACGCCGTCGACGCCGAGGCGGAGCTGCTGGAGCGCGCCGCCGACCGGGCGCACCGCACCGGGCTGGAAGGGCGGCTCCGCACCCACCGGGCCGAACTCCCCGACGGCCTCGAGGCGCTGCCAGCCGCCTCACTGGTCTGGGCCGGGCGCTCCCTGCACCATGTCGGCGACCAGCGCGCCGGACTCGCCGCCTTCGGCCGGGCCCTGGCCCCCGGCGGCGGCCTGGTCCTGCTGGAGGGCGGTCTGCGACCGCGGACCCTGCCGCGCGAACTGGGCTTCGGAAGGCCCGGTATCGAGACCCGGCTCGACGCCGCCCAGGAGGAGTGGTTCGAGACGATGCGCACCTCGCTCCCCGGTACCGTCAAGGAGCCCGAGGACTGGGCCGCCCTGCTGGAGGCCGCCGGGCTGCGTCACGTCGCGACCCGCACCTTCCTGCTCGACCTGCCCGCCCCGGTGACCTACGAGACCCGCGCCCACCTGCTGTCCCAGTGGCAGCGCAGGCTGGAGCACGCCGAACTGGACGCGGTGGACCGCGCCACCGCCGACCGCCTGCTCGACCCCGAGGACCCCGCCGGGCTGTACCACCGGCCCGACCTCTTCCTGCTCAGCGCCCAGACCGCCCACCTGGCCGTGCGCGAGAAGTGA
- a CDS encoding class I SAM-dependent methyltransferase — MLDYTREAAVYDATRGGVPRARAAAEAVHALLPATARDHLDLACGTGLVSERIAQPGRRVVGVDLAPGMLTVAAGRLPGHALRADCRRLPFAPAAFDSVSAVWLLHLLDEAAGVVAEAARVLRPGGVFVTTVDKADAHDVGSDIDTLVGPYRLHQVADAHATVTALAEEHGLFPCGEALFQGHGQGRTPAELARRVRAGDMYREGGSALAARLAALPDPDTPRPEPVFRLMAFRAA, encoded by the coding sequence GTGCTGGACTACACACGCGAAGCCGCCGTCTACGACGCCACCCGCGGCGGCGTCCCCCGCGCCCGTGCCGCCGCCGAGGCGGTCCACGCCCTGCTGCCCGCCACCGCCCGCGACCACCTGGACCTCGCCTGCGGCACCGGCCTGGTCAGCGAGCGCATCGCGCAGCCCGGCCGCCGCGTCGTCGGCGTCGACCTGGCCCCCGGCATGCTCACCGTGGCCGCCGGCCGGCTGCCCGGCCACGCGCTGCGCGCCGACTGCCGCCGCCTGCCCTTCGCCCCCGCCGCCTTCGACTCGGTCTCCGCCGTCTGGCTGCTCCACCTGCTGGACGAGGCGGCCGGTGTGGTGGCCGAGGCGGCCCGGGTACTGCGCCCCGGCGGGGTCTTCGTCACCACCGTGGACAAGGCCGACGCGCACGACGTCGGCAGCGACATCGACACCCTGGTCGGCCCCTACCGGCTGCACCAGGTCGCCGACGCCCACGCCACCGTCACCGCCCTCGCCGAGGAGCACGGCCTCTTCCCCTGCGGCGAGGCGCTCTTCCAGGGCCACGGGCAGGGACGCACCCCCGCCGAACTGGCCCGCCGGGTCCGTGCCGGCGACATGTACCGCGAAGGCGGCAGCGCCCTCGCCGCGCGCCTCGCGGCCCTGCCCGACCCGGACACCCCGCGCCCCGAACCGGTCTTCCGGCTGATGGCCTTCCGCGCCGCCTGA
- a CDS encoding 4a-hydroxytetrahydrobiopterin dehydratase yields the protein MTADPLPHQQIEDRLAQLPGWALEDDGITRAYRLGSHFAAAAFTTHIAQVQDELNHHSDLTLGYDTVRLAVRTHSADGAITALDLDLAARIEQLAPAHGAH from the coding sequence ATGACCGCCGACCCTCTGCCGCACCAGCAGATCGAGGACCGGCTCGCCCAACTCCCCGGCTGGGCCCTGGAGGACGACGGGATCACCCGGGCCTACCGGCTGGGCTCCCACTTCGCCGCCGCCGCGTTCACCACACACATCGCCCAGGTCCAGGACGAGCTGAACCACCACTCCGACCTGACCCTCGGCTACGACACGGTGCGGCTCGCCGTGCGCACCCACAGCGCCGACGGCGCGATCACCGCGCTCGACCTGGACCTCGCGGCCCGGATCGAGCAACTGGCACCGGCCCACGGAGCGCACTGA
- a CDS encoding YciI family protein, with product MPIYAVTYTYADDSAAARDTHRPAHRAYLGTLSEQGVNLVSGPFGADEPAGALLLFRAGSKDEVLALTEKDPFRVEGLVARTDVAEWLPVLGPLAQALATD from the coding sequence GTGCCGATCTACGCCGTCACCTACACCTACGCCGACGACTCCGCCGCCGCCCGGGACACCCACCGCCCGGCCCACCGGGCCTACCTCGGCACCCTCTCCGAGCAGGGCGTGAACCTCGTCTCCGGCCCGTTCGGCGCCGACGAGCCGGCCGGTGCGCTGCTGCTGTTCCGGGCCGGTTCGAAGGACGAGGTGCTGGCCCTCACCGAGAAGGACCCGTTCCGCGTCGAGGGCCTGGTCGCCCGGACCGACGTCGCCGAGTGGCTGCCGGTGCTCGGCCCCCTCGCCCAGGCCCTCGCCACCGACTGA
- a CDS encoding SRPBCC family protein, which translates to MSRVLTVSGSVVVPITPGEAYALIADPAGMGRWSPENEGAVVRGEGGAPYPGMVFDGRNRRGFVRWTTRCTVTAAEPGERFAFKVRAIGLRRPVVRGPIATWEYRFEAAPGGGTRVTERWTDDRRGWPDAAAWVFDHVVTSGRSFAGFQRRNIAATLRRFAERCAVPAAGEAGTGR; encoded by the coding sequence ATGTCCCGAGTGCTGACCGTCTCCGGCAGCGTCGTCGTGCCGATCACTCCCGGGGAGGCGTACGCGCTGATCGCCGACCCGGCCGGAATGGGGCGGTGGAGTCCGGAGAACGAGGGGGCGGTGGTGCGCGGCGAGGGCGGCGCTCCGTATCCGGGGATGGTGTTCGACGGGCGGAACCGGCGCGGCTTCGTGCGGTGGACGACGCGGTGCACGGTGACGGCGGCCGAGCCCGGTGAGCGGTTCGCCTTCAAGGTGCGGGCGATCGGGCTGCGCCGCCCGGTGGTGCGCGGTCCGATCGCCACCTGGGAGTACCGCTTCGAGGCGGCGCCGGGCGGCGGCACGCGGGTCACCGAGAGGTGGACGGACGACCGGCGGGGCTGGCCGGACGCCGCCGCGTGGGTCTTCGACCACGTGGTGACCTCGGGCCGCTCGTTCGCCGGCTTCCAGCGGCGCAACATCGCCGCCACCCTGCGCCGCTTCGCGGAGCGCTGCGCCGTCCCCGCGGCCGGGGAGGCCGGCACGGGGCGCTGA
- the narJ gene encoding nitrate reductase molybdenum cofactor assembly chaperone, with translation MDTAVLHQAAALCLVYPDETFRERLPLLRSAVDDPALAEFVAWAGEQEPGELAAHYVRTFDFRNKHSLHLSWWRDGDTRRRGASLVAFKAAYRAQGLEFTGEELPDFLPAVLEFSARVGPRLLLENRPGVELLRLALTESGTPYARLLDAVCASLPGPSPKDRAEAAALARSGPPREEVGLDGALAPYGRPTLPLLN, from the coding sequence ATGGACACCGCCGTACTCCACCAGGCCGCCGCGCTCTGCCTGGTCTACCCGGACGAGACCTTCCGCGAACGGCTGCCGCTGCTGCGGTCGGCCGTCGACGACCCGGCGCTCGCCGAGTTCGTCGCCTGGGCCGGCGAGCAGGAGCCGGGCGAGCTGGCCGCCCATTACGTCCGCACCTTCGACTTCCGCAACAAGCACAGCCTCCACCTCTCCTGGTGGCGCGACGGCGACACCCGCCGCCGGGGCGCGTCCCTGGTCGCGTTCAAGGCCGCCTACCGCGCCCAGGGCCTGGAGTTCACCGGTGAGGAGCTGCCCGACTTCCTCCCGGCCGTGCTGGAGTTCTCCGCCCGCGTCGGGCCCAGGCTGCTGCTGGAGAACCGGCCCGGCGTCGAACTGCTCCGCCTCGCGCTGACCGAGTCCGGCACGCCGTACGCGCGGCTCCTGGACGCCGTCTGCGCCTCCCTGCCGGGCCCCTCGCCGAAGGACAGGGCCGAGGCGGCTGCGCTGGCCCGCTCGGGCCCGCCCCGCGAGGAGGTCGGCCTGGACGGCGCCCTCGCCCCGTACGGCCGCCCGACCCTGCCGCTGCTGAACTGA
- the narI gene encoding respiratory nitrate reductase subunit gamma, which translates to MNVLLWGALPYVAFALLVAGIVWRHRYDRFGWTTRSSQIYESKLLNIASPVFHYGVLFVLAGHLLGLFVPASWTDAVGVTSHTYHLLSLYGGTLAGLLALAGIALLVHRRRTRAPVFRATTANDKAMYLVLVTALVLGMWAKLAHSTPATGYAYRDTIAPWARSLFRLSPDVPLMSGVPVLYQIHAVVGMVLIALVPYTRLIHMFAAPVQYLFRPYIVYRSRDEGQLAERGARRGW; encoded by the coding sequence ATGAACGTGCTGCTGTGGGGCGCCCTGCCCTATGTGGCCTTCGCCCTGCTGGTGGCCGGGATCGTCTGGCGCCACCGCTACGACCGCTTCGGCTGGACCACCCGGTCCTCGCAGATCTACGAGTCGAAACTGCTCAACATCGCCTCCCCCGTCTTCCACTACGGCGTCCTCTTCGTCCTCGCCGGCCATCTGCTGGGGCTGTTCGTCCCCGCCTCCTGGACCGACGCGGTCGGCGTCACCTCGCACACGTACCACCTGCTGTCGCTGTACGGGGGCACGCTGGCGGGCCTGCTGGCCCTGGCCGGTATCGCCCTGCTGGTCCACCGCCGCCGTACCCGGGCCCCGGTCTTCCGCGCCACCACCGCCAACGACAAGGCGATGTACCTGGTCCTGGTCACCGCGCTGGTCCTCGGCATGTGGGCGAAGCTCGCCCACTCGACACCGGCCACGGGTTACGCGTACCGCGACACCATCGCCCCCTGGGCCCGCAGCCTCTTCCGGCTCAGCCCCGACGTGCCGCTGATGAGCGGCGTCCCCGTGCTGTACCAGATCCACGCGGTGGTCGGCATGGTCCTGATCGCCCTGGTGCCGTACACCCGCCTCATCCACATGTTCGCGGCCCCCGTCCAGTACCTGTTCCGGCCGTACATCGTCTATCGCAGCCGGGACGAGGGGCAGTTGGCGGAGCGGGGGGCGCGAAGGGGGTGGTGA